A window of Elephas maximus indicus isolate mEleMax1 chromosome X, mEleMax1 primary haplotype, whole genome shotgun sequence genomic DNA:
TTAggagtgtgtatgtatgcatttgtTTAAATTACTGAGTTTAGTTTAGATCTAAATGAATTATTTTACATTTACTTTTGAACGCATACAATTTGTAATTTATACTGGATTAAATTCCCAAATAGTGTTGATGTTACTGTCAGTTTGGATAGCCGCTATCTTTTTCAGACTAGTAGGCCATGGTTTATTTTATTGCTTTATCCATATTATaggaaaattgttttattttcgaAAGGAAGCAGAGACAtccttttcttctatgaactgtAATGATCTGACAGTTGAGGCCCTGCCACCTTCGTTTACTCTTTCACTCCGGAAGTGGGCTACCGCTGGTTGGGATGGACCATTCTTCAGCTTCACTAGTGTGGTTTTCACTGCAAAGCTCTCTGCTTTTTGAACAAACTAGAGACAACCATTGTACTTGGCTGCTTAGCCTTTGCCTCTGGCTGAAAGTGGAATCAGACTGGTAGAATTTTATTGCTGAAAGAGGCCTTGGACTTTAGGTACATagatctcattttacagatcaggaaacctTCCCATGATCAAAGAGCTCATTGGTAAAAGAGCTGGGACAGGTGGTAGATCGCCGGTCAGCTGTCCCTAGCAAAGCTTAACTCTAGCGTTAGCTGCTTCATCTGGCTGTTTGGGAAGCAAGCTGTATGTAATCACAAGTGAATAACTTAAAGTTAACACTATGTCGAAACGAGACAGAGTAACACAGATTTGGGTTGTGGAAGGGAACACTGGTTGTCcgggtatttattttaaaaaaactgcaGTCCTGGAGGGACCCCTAGCAGTTTGTAACCAATTTCACGCTCTTGGGAAAGGTTTCAGAGACTTAGTTTCTCTACTTTAAGGGGAGCATAGCTCCTGCCCTTCAAACTGAGTGGATTCTTGGTGGTTGTAccgagaaaaaattttttaaagcacttaAATGTATTTCCAATATTCAACTTTCTATTTTCAGGGACTGATTTGCTTAGTGGCATAATCCCCGAGCTCTGTCAGAAATACCCAGATTTAAATTTCATCATTGGAGGAGAGGGACCAAAGAGAatcattttggaagaagtacgggaAAGATACCAGCTACATGACAGGTACCGCTGGGTTCCCTAGTGTCTTGGGGGGAAATACTGACGTCTGTATTTGGTTTTGGCTCCAGGCCTGTATTGGGTGTGCTGCTTCTCTTCTCCTACATGTAATTGATACAAAACTGTGATGCAAGCCCCCCTTTTTTGTATGGGAAATAGGAAAACATGATTAAAGAatttacaattttgtttttccCATTAGTCCATTATTATTTGATACTGGAGGCAGTGGTTGGAGGTGCTACAGAAAGCGCAGAGAACAGCAGCTTTGATTAGAAAAGTTCGCAGATTTCCAAGGCTTACTGTGTTGTGATTTAAATGCCACTGCACATGGACACTGCCTGTGAGAGATACCAACGTTTCTCTTCCTCCTTAACTTGGATAACATGCCAGGGGTGAACATGGGAAGCATCAATTCAGAGGGGCACTAACCATCCAAGTGTATTCATGTATTTTCATTAAAAGCAGGCTAGTTCTGGAGAAGTTGAAATTTGATACGCGTAGCCCTATCTGCTTGCTGTTCCACAAAAGTTAGGAATAGGTGACCTAGAAGCGTTTGAACCAAGCAGCTTTACAAGGCTGTTCTTTTTAGGTCAGAGTTTGAGGAAACAAATTTTTTGAGACTGAAAACATTAGAACCGATAAGAACTTCAGCATAATATGAATCCCCGACTTGGCTTATAAATTATACTTCTTTTATAGCGTGATTTTTcactcttctctctcttcccctctcatTTCAAAAATCAGGGTACGTCTCTTGGGAGCCTTAGAACACAAGGATGTTAGAAATGTCTTAGTTCAAGGACATATTTTTCTTAATACCTCCCTCACTGAAGCATTCTGCATGGCAATTGTGGAAGCAGCCAGTTGCGGTTTACAGGTAAAAACGGTTTGAGGGTTTCGGAGGTTGGTTTTTTTGTACttgtattttcaaaaaataatcaTATGCATTTGGCAGTAGTTTTTCGAGTTGGTTTTATTTTCCTGGGATGTGAATTAGAGTGGGTAAtatgttcttttttcatttttaaggttGTAAGTACCAGGGTTGGTGGAATTCCTGAGGTACTTCCCGAAAATCTTATTATTTTATGTGAGCCTTCAGTAAAATCTTTGTGTGAAGGATTGGAAAAAGCTATTTCCCAACTGAAGTCAGGAAGCTTGCCGGCTCCAGAAAATATCCATAATGTGGTAAAGACTTTTTACACCTGGAGGAATGTTGCGGAAAGAACTGAAAAAGTATGTCATACCCTAAGATTGTGTCTGAACTTTTCCTTGCTGTCGCATGtacacatttgctttttcttacaTATAGGCTTCCGTTTCAGTGCTATTGCTTAGGTTTATAAAATCTACTCCAAATGAAAATGAATTTTGGATTACTTTCGGTGCATGATGGGCTAAGTTTCTAGTCAAATCATTGCATTTGAAATCTCAAAATAGAAGTAATAGTCTATTGTCATTAGGTGTTACCAGttttgacttacagcgaccccatatgacagagtagaactgccccaaagagttttctaggctgtaatctttacaggagcagattgccagacctttctcccgtggagccactgggtgggtttgaactgccaaccttttggatagcagccgagtgcttgaccattgcgccaccagtcTAAACTCCTCATTAAACTGGGCATGGTGTGAGGAAGTTACATAATTTTCTCGAAGTCATAGAAATTAGTGGCAACGCTAGTATTAAAACTCATTCTTGACTGACTTTTAGACATTTTCTTGAGTTGGTTTATAATTCTAATGCATAAAGGTCTATCAGAAAATACATAGTTTTGATTAGCCCAATTGTGGCAACTTTATGCCTTGTAAATATTTGATTCAGGCCACTTCCTAAACTTCTTGTGTCAGTATTGCTGGCTACTGTAATTTGCTGCAGGaaaaggatttttgcatctttggGCTGATTGGGAACATAAAAAGGtagaattcaaaaagaaaatgatgaatgttGGAGAAATCATCAGGAATGAAAAGCAGCAACAGAGAATTTCCAGAAGGACGAGTACTGAAAATAGATTAATCCCCTTGTGAAGGAAAGTGCAGTTGTGGCAAATACTCCCTGTTTTGAGCTAGTGACTTCATTTATTCTACTCACTTTCGTCCCTTGTTTAAGTGACTCTTTACTTTTTCTGCCTCACCTGTCTGGTCACCAAGCGATGGGCTAAATGGAAGCAGTTCTGCCTCTTACTGTGTAGGACTTGTGAAGCCGAAAGGTAGCAGTTGGGAGCACAGAGAAAGTCGTTGTGGAGGCTAACGCTTTTTTCATGCTGTCAGTCTGTTACGTGGATCAACAAGTTTCAGCCTAAAGTGGATAGCAAGAAGGAGCGAAGTAAAGAGAACAGCTCTTTACTGTAAGGCTTTCTTGTTTGGTTTGAATTTGAAAATTCtagtacataagatgaagccaTATTTGAAGATAAGCCATATTTGAATGCAAGTGCAAAAACCCTTATCTCTAAACATTGCCATACGATACATTTTTCGCCAAAATATGTGATATTTAATTGAATAGTCAAACATTTTAGACTGAAGTGTTTCGAGACACTCTTACCTTCTAGAAGTTTTGTAGTATGACCATGCATATGAAATGGCTAccttttcattgttttaatttggaaGTTGGAGTCTAGCCCTGATTACCTGTTGGGAGTGCATGTCAGAATCACCTAGGTTGACTTTTAAACTCTGCATGTCATCTTCATGCCCCCTGTTGCCCAGCCATTCCCTGGATTCTAATACGACCCTTTAGGAGCTGAGCTGGAGTCTTGGTCAGCAGGGATATTTGGTTAGACAGGTTTTTTTGGTGATATCCATCTTAATCTTCACCCTGATTAAGGACCACAGCTTATTTAATTGTGACCTGACCTTGATAGACATCATGTAAACCTCATAAGTCAAAACTATTGCAGATAATAAATTCAGGGGAAAGAACTGCTTAATGGTGACAACTGTCAGCATATTTTAAAGGAACtgattggggccctggtggcacagtgattaagagctctggctgctaaccaaaaggtcagcagttcgaatccactagccgctccttggaaaccctaatgggcagttctgctctgtcctgtagggtcgccatgagtcggaatcgacttagcGGCAACATgttaattaggttttttttttaaccacaaattTTTAGTTGTAACCCTTAAAGTAATAGTAAAACATCCAtggttttttaatattctgttgtgatttataGTATACATTTAGAATACAGTAAGTCCTTATCTATAATGATTTATCATCCCTAACATTCTCTTCATAGTAGGTATTGTTATTTTATCACTTAAAGTTACAGACGAATTGCCCTAGTAATAAAGGTGGGCAGCCAGGTCAGCTTGATCCTTTGCAACTACTCCCTCTTAGGTTAGCTGTCCCATTTAGAAAATTGATGAAGAAATTACGTTGCAGTTTATGCTGGAAAAACACTCTTTCCATTACAACTTGCCAGTCTCAGTATAATATTAATTAAAACGTTTACATTCAAAATGGCCTCAGTAGAAGAGCTAGGTGGGAATATCACGTACCTTTCCGAGGCCATTGGGCTTCAGAACTCGCACTGCAGGTTGTAACTTTGAGTTCATAAGGGGATGATTTACAGGTCTGATACCTGTGAATGAGTGTAAGTAATgctcaaattcaagtaaaaacCATGAATGCTCACCCATTTGGTTTGTTCGTTTTCAATAATTACGTTTTCAAAGTCTTtgggttttattattttagaCTCTAGTGCCAGTGTTTGCCCCATACCATTTACTAAAATTTCCCCatctcttttcctctctgttttaTATTTGAAATCATTTGAAATCCCTGAGCTGTTTCTGCAAGTCCTCGACATCAGTGCTCAGAGACATGGTCTCACATGGCCGTTGAAAGGAAGAGCCCCTCTTGCCCAGAAGCACACTAGACTGTACACTCTCTCTCTCGGGGGTCAGTGTCTACCAGATACTGGAGAAAGCTAGCTCAGCAGTCAAGGAGCTTTAAAAGGCCAACCCTGCTTCACGAAGTCCCCGCTGAGTTCATATTGCCACCAAGCAGTGAACTGAAAGGCTGCCCAGACTTTTCAAGACTCAAaattctggttgttgttgttgtgtactatggagtcaattttgactcttagcaaccctataggacagagtagaactgtcccatagggtttcctaggctgtaatctttatgggagcagatcgccaggtctttctcccacggagtggctggtggatttgaactgttgacctttcaattCGCAGTTGAGTGCCttagctactgcaccaccagggctcttggaaTTCTAGGAGCCAACTAAAATAGATGGTAATTCCCTAGAGGAGAGGAACTGTGGCTTATTTGTGTTTGTATCACATGGTGTTTGCCCAGAATAAGTGCTAAGTATTGAATTACAATAATTATTGTGATTAACTTCATTAATTTAATGACATCATTaatataaaaacaacagcaacaacaaaacatagGCAACTTTGGAGCGCGTTCCTGTATAAAATGCTTCTGGCATGTCGTTGTTGGCCGTGGGCCGGTAGTGGGTCAGAGTACTCATTTCCTGTCCTCTCTTCCCTCCAGGTGTATGACCGGGTAGCCAGAGAAGCCGTGTTACCCATGGACAAACGACTGGATCGCCTCATGTCTCACTGTGGCCCAGTAACAGGCTGTATTTTTGCTTTGTTGGCCGTCTTCaactttctcttcctcattttcctGCGATGGATGACCCCAGATTCCATCATTGATGTTGCAATAGATGCCTCAGGGCCGAAGGGGGCCTGGATTCACGAGTTTTCTTACAGTAAAAAAAATG
This region includes:
- the PIGA gene encoding phosphatidylinositol N-acetylglucosaminyltransferase subunit A isoform X2 — translated: MACLPQLHSPALILEGTDLLSGIIPELCQKYPDLNFIIGGEGPKRIILEEVRERYQLHDRVRLLGALEHKDVRNVLVQGHIFLNTSLTEAFCMAIVEAASCGLQVVSTRVGGIPEVLPENLIILCEPSVKSLCEGLEKAISQLKSGSLPAPENIHNVVKTFYTWRNVAERTEKVYDRVAREAVLPMDKRLDRLMSHCGPVTGCIFALLAVFNFLFLIFLRWMTPDSIIDVAIDASGPKGAWIHEFSYSKKNGQNEEISKTR